A DNA window from Phyllostomus discolor isolate MPI-MPIP mPhyDis1 chromosome X, mPhyDis1.pri.v3, whole genome shotgun sequence contains the following coding sequences:
- the EMD gene encoding emerin — protein MDDYAVLSDAELAAVLRQYNIPHGPVVGSTRKLYEKKIFEYETQRRRLSPSNSNSSTSSFSFRFSDLDSASVDSDMYDLPKKEDALLYQSKGYNDDYYEESYLSTRTYGEPEFGGTSKGFRQHSAALSDADTFHHQVHDDGLFSSEEEGKDGERPMYGRDSAYQNIAHYRPVSNISRSSLGLSYYPTSSTTPVSSSSSSPPSWLTRRAIRPEKQAPGAGLGQDRQVPLWGQLLLFLGFAAFLLLVYYSMQAEDSNPFWTEP, from the exons ATGGACGACTACGCGGTCCTGTCGGACGCTGAGTTGGCCGCCGTGCTGCGCCAGTACAACATCCCGCACGGACCTGTTGTGG GCTCCACTCGCAAGCTCTATGAAAAGAAAATCTTCGAGTACGAGACCCAGAGGCGGAGGCTCTCGCCCTCGAACTCGAACTCGTCCacatcctctttctcctttcgGTTCTCCG ACTTAGATTCAGCATCGGTGGACTCGGATATGTACGATCTGCCCAAGAAGGAGGACGCCTTACTTTACCAGAGCAAGG GCTATAATGATGACTACTATGAGGAGAGTTACCTGAGCACCAGAACTTACGGGGAACCTGAGTTCGGGGGCACATCCAAGGGCTTCCGCCAGCACTCAGCTGCACTCTCAGATGCTGACACCTTTCACCACCAG GTGCATGATGACGGTCTTTTCTCTTCTGAAGAGGAGGGCAAGGATgg GGAACGCCCCATGTATGGCCGGGACAGTGCCTACCAGAACATCGCGCACTACCGCCCAGTTTCCAACATTTCCAGAAGCTCCCTGGGCCTGTCTTATTATCCCACATCCTCCACCACTCCCGTGTCCTCGTCTTCATCTTCTCCCCCATCATGGCTCACCCGCCGTGCCATCCGGCCAGAAAAGCAGGCCCCTGGGGCTGGTCTGGGCCAGGACCGCCAGGTCCCACTCTGGGGCCAGCTGCTCCTTTTCCTGGGATTTGCTGCCTTCCTGCTCTTAGTGTACTACTCCATGCAGGCTGAGGATAGCAACCCCTTCTGGACGGAGCCCTGA